Genomic DNA from Pedobacter africanus:
GTTATGTTTTTCTATGTACCGAAAATCAATTAAAGATTGCTAAACCTGTCAATATCAACGTGACAGCTGAAGATCTCGAAGAGGTTCTAAAACAGGTTTTTAAGAATCAACCTTTAACTTACAATATCAATGAGAAAACGGTAACAATTAAGGAGAAAGAGAGGTCTGTTATTGATAAAGTCATTGATTACTTTACTACTATAGACGTATCCGGAAAGATTGTGGACGAGAATGGGGAACCCATTGCTGGGGCGACGATTAAGGCGAAAGGATCTTCTATTACCACTATTTCAGACGGCAATGGGTTTTTCTCCTTGAAAAACATTTCAGATGATGCTGTACTACAGATTTCTTATATAGGCTATCAAATTAAAGAAGTAAAGGCTTCAAAGGATTTGGGTAGTATACAAATGGAATTGGCCATTGGGAAATTAGAGGAAGTAACCGTTAATGCTGGATATTATTCGGTAAAAGAAAAAGAGTTGACAGGTAGTATTTCGCGAATAACTTCAAAGGAAATCGAAAACCAGCCGGTTACCAATGTTTTGGCAACCATGCAGGGAAGGATGCCGGGTGTAAATATCGTACAGAACACGGGTATGCCGGGCAGTGGTTTTGAGATTGAGATACGAGGACAGAACAGTTTGCGATTCAATGGAAGCATACCACTATATATTATTGATGGGGTGCCTTATTCTGCCCAGAGCATTGGCAGCAACGTGACCTCGGGTAATATGCCTGCTGAGAATAGTCCGCTCAACAGTATCAACCCCGGAGATATTGCTTCTATAGAAGTGCTAAAAGATGCAGATGCGACTGCTATTTATGGTTCAAGAGGCGCCAATGGGGTGGTGTTGATTACCACCAAAAAAGGGGCCGGAGGTAAAACTGCCTTTTCTACAACGTATTCCAGCGGGATTGGTCAGGTTACCCGATTTATGGATGTGCTGCAGACCCCAGAATATTTAACGGTGCGCAGGGAAGCCTTTGCCAATGATGGGGTAACGGCGTATCCATCTTATGCTTATGATATAAATGGGACTTGGGACCAGAACCGAAATACCAATTGGCAGAAAGAGCTGATCGGGGGTACGGCAAGTTATAATAATCTGCAGTCTTCACTTTCGGGAGGATCAGCAAATACCCAGTTTTTGCTCAGCGGGAATTACAGCAGGGAAACAACTGTTTTTCCAGGCGATTTTAACTATCTTAAAGGCGGGGGGCACCTGAGTGTAAACCATGCCTCGGATAACAAACGCTTTAAGGCTAGCTTTGCTACTGGATTTACCGCTCAGCGCAATAGTTTGCCAGCGATAGACATAACTTCGGTAACAACAACGCTCGTTCCAAATGCACCTGCGCTGTATGATGCTTCAGGTAAGCTCAATTGGGAAAATAATACCTTTAATAACCCGGTAGCTGTGTTAGAAAATAAGATCAAGGGGGAAACCTATGATTTTATAGCCAATACGCTGGCATCCTATGATCTAGGCTATGGGTTTACTGCCAAGGGCAGTTTCGGATACACCAACCTCAATCAACAGCAATTTAACCTGGTGCCAAACACGATCCGTAATCCGGCGTTTGGATCAGGCAGTGATAGGTCAATTGTTTTTACAAATAAGTTAAATCGTAGCTCTTGGATTATAGAGCCACAGCTTAGCTGGATGGGTAATTTAGGAGATGCTAGAATAGATGCACTCCTTGGAACCACTTTCCAGCAGCAGAACGGGGATAAAGTGGTTAATCAGGCCATGGGATTTGCAAATAACAGTCTGATGGCTAATCCTGCATCAGCGACCACTTACAGGATTTTAAGCAGTGAGGAAAGTTTATATAAATATCAGGCTGTTTTTGCGAGGGTTAATTTCAATTGGGATGGTAAATACCTATTGAACCTGACTGGCAGACGTGATGGTTCGAGCCGTTTTGGGCCGGGTAAGAAATTCGCCAACTTTGGGGCCATAGGTGCCGGATGGTTGTTCAGTGAGGAGCGCCTGGTGAAAGATGCGCTTTCTTTTTTAAGTTTTGGGAAATTAAGGGCAAGCTATGGTATTAGCGGAAACGACCAAATTGGAGATTACCAGTATTTGGATACCTACGGCACTTCAGGGATGACCTATCAAGGGCTTTCCGGGCTTCAGCCAAGCAGGTTGTTTAATGCTGATTTTGGCTGGGAAACCAACAAAAAAACAGAGCTGGCGCTGGAAATGGGTTTTTTAAAGGGGCGGATTTCGACAACATTTGCATGGTTTCAAAACCGCTCGTCTAATCAGCTCGTCGGTATCCCGCTGCCTCGCACTACGGGGTTCTCTTCCATTTATGCGAACCTTGATGCAGTGGTTCAGAACAGTGGTCTGGAGCTGAGCATAAACACAGTGAATATCAAAAACAACCGGTTTAGCTGGACCAGTAGTTTCAACCTTACCAAAAGTGAGAATAAACTGGTATCCTTTCCAGGACTTGAATCATCGACCTACAACAATCAGTATGTAATAGGACAGTCTACAAATATCATGAAGGCATTCCATTATACTGGACTCAATCCCCTTACCGGAATCTATCAGTTTGAGGATTTTGACGGTGATGGTGCCATCTATTATGGCGATGATCAAAGGATATTTAAAAACCTGAACCCAGAGTTCTATGGAGGCCTTCAGAACCAGTTCCATTACGGTAACCTGAACCTTGATTTTTTTCTTCAATTTGTCAAACAGGAGAACTACAATGTTTTCAGCGGAATGGCTGGTACGATGACTAATCAGCCCATTGGTGTTCTTGCACGTTGGCAGGCTCCGGGAAATTTAGGCCCCTATCAGCGCTATAGCGATAGCGATGAAGATGTCGAACTTGCCAGTTATCTCTTTAGCTCGAGTGATGCTGCAGTAAGTGATGCCTCATATATACGCCTTAAGAATATTGCTTTATCTTATCAACTGCCAAAGAATTGGACCAAAAAATTTACCTGCAGGATCAGTCTCCAAGGACAAAACGTCCTGACGATCAGCAAGTACAAGGGCATAGATCCCGAATTTAAAAACCCAGGCTATTTACCTCCATTAAAGGTTTATTCCAGCAGTATCCAGTTAACTTTTTAATCCATTGTTTTATGAAAATATTTCATTTCAATATAGGCCTTCTAATACTGCTTTTGGCAATCGTATGCTTGCTACCGGCCTGCAGTAAATTTACAGAAGTAGATTTGCCATCTTCGCAATTGACCTCTGGCAGCGTTTTTGAAAGTAAATCCACGGCAAATGCGGCAATGGTAGATGTCTACTCCAAGATCAGGGATAACGGTCTGCTTACGGGCTCTAATTCCGGGCTATCGAACCAATTGGCGCTTTATGCTGATGAATTTCAGTTTTACGGGCCCGCTCTAGCGATACAGGCAAAATTTTTTAACAATTCTCTTAGTGCTACCGACGCAGCAATTGCCGAGCTATGGGAAAGTAGCTATAGCCAAATTTATGCGGCCAACTCGGTTATAGAAGGGGTGGGGAAAGCTGTGGCGCTTGCACCCGCCGACAAGCAGCAGCTTACCGGGGAAGCCCTTTTTATAAGGGCGCTGATCCACTTTAATCTGGTCAATACTTTTGGTCGGGTCCCCTACATCAAAACAACCAACTATCAGGAAAATAAAACGGTTTCGCGTATGGCAGAAGCTGAGGTCTACGCTTTGGTCAAATCAGATCTGGAACAGTCGGTTATATTTTTACCTGCTGCATATATTGGAGCAGAAAGAGTGAGGGCCAATAAATGGGCAGCTCAGGCATTACTGGCAAGGGTGTGCCTTTATATGCAGAAATGGGATGAGGCCGTTACAGCGTCCTCTGCAGTTTTAAGCCAATCTGAGTTGTACAAATGGCCTACTGATATCAATGGCGTGTTTTTAAAGGAAAGTCTTGCTACGATATGGCAATTGATGCCTAAAACAGGTGTAGAAAATACCTATCAGGGTAATATCTTTATTTTCCTGACCGGACCACCGCCCTCAACTGCAATCAGTGCATCGCTTTTTGGCGCTTTCGCTGCTAATGACCTTCGCCGGGAACAGTGGCTTAAAAGGGTGACAAATGGGACTTCAACATGGTATCATCCTTATAAATACAAAGAGAAGTCCAATACCAGTTCTTCCAAGGAATATTCGGTCGTGCTTCGAATAGCTGAGCAATACCTCATCCGCTCAGAGGCGAGGGCCCATCAGGGTAACCTTTCAGAAGCGAAGGATGACTTAGACAAAGTTAGGAACTTGGCTGGTTTGTCCAATTCGGTAGCCAATACTTCTGAGGACATTATAGAGGCTGTTATACAGGAGCGACGTCTGGAGTTGTTTACCGAGTTCGGACACCGGTTCTTTGATCTGAAAAGGACTGGAAAGCTGGATCAGGTCTTGTCGCCGGTAAAGCCAAAATGGGAAACCAGCGACCGTGTATTACCAATTCCTCAATCTGAAATTTCACTTAATCCTAATCTAAAACCTCAAAATGCAGGCTATTAAACCAAGATATAAATCTTATTTCTGGGCTTATTTAAGTTTAATCTATCTTTTTGTGTCCTCAACTAACCTTTATGGACAGGTTTATAAAAAGAGGTTGCTAACACCTGGTGAATATCCTTTGTGGGGCTATCTGGTGCCAGATAAAATTTCTGATAAGGCAAACTGGGTTAGCTACCGCTCTTGGTATGAGCATACCGGGGAGGATACGTTAGTAGTTCAACAAACCTATGGACATAAGAAGTATGTTTTTGCTGGCTCAGAATCAGGAAAGTTCAATGGAGACACAGATTTTGCTTGTATGAAAAGCGATACGCTTACATTAGTGGAATTGAAATCAGGGAAAAGCTTGAAAATTCCGCATGCAGCTAATTTCGCTTTTTCCGGAAATCAAAAATTTTTGATAGTGCTGCTCAAACAGACTGATCAGAAATTTACACTTGAAATTAGGGATAGAACTGGGTCGGTAGTCGAAAAGGTTTTAGATATTGCTCAATACCGATTTGAACCTTCAGAGAATGGTATAGTTTACTGCGTAGCAAAAAATAATGTTTATAGTGCGGAATTCATTTTGTTTAAAGATCTTGCTTCAAGAAAAACATTTACCACTAATCACAAGGCACCCTTTAAAAACTTTGTTTGGAGTGGAAATTCAATTGCCTTTATTG
This window encodes:
- a CDS encoding SusC/RagA family TonB-linked outer membrane protein, translating into MYKNYTEENSMLLRHASKIWLIMRLTTVILIATFLQVSASGFAQKITLSKSNAPLKTIFKELRNQSGYVFLCTENQLKIAKPVNINVTAEDLEEVLKQVFKNQPLTYNINEKTVTIKEKERSVIDKVIDYFTTIDVSGKIVDENGEPIAGATIKAKGSSITTISDGNGFFSLKNISDDAVLQISYIGYQIKEVKASKDLGSIQMELAIGKLEEVTVNAGYYSVKEKELTGSISRITSKEIENQPVTNVLATMQGRMPGVNIVQNTGMPGSGFEIEIRGQNSLRFNGSIPLYIIDGVPYSAQSIGSNVTSGNMPAENSPLNSINPGDIASIEVLKDADATAIYGSRGANGVVLITTKKGAGGKTAFSTTYSSGIGQVTRFMDVLQTPEYLTVRREAFANDGVTAYPSYAYDINGTWDQNRNTNWQKELIGGTASYNNLQSSLSGGSANTQFLLSGNYSRETTVFPGDFNYLKGGGHLSVNHASDNKRFKASFATGFTAQRNSLPAIDITSVTTTLVPNAPALYDASGKLNWENNTFNNPVAVLENKIKGETYDFIANTLASYDLGYGFTAKGSFGYTNLNQQQFNLVPNTIRNPAFGSGSDRSIVFTNKLNRSSWIIEPQLSWMGNLGDARIDALLGTTFQQQNGDKVVNQAMGFANNSLMANPASATTYRILSSEESLYKYQAVFARVNFNWDGKYLLNLTGRRDGSSRFGPGKKFANFGAIGAGWLFSEERLVKDALSFLSFGKLRASYGISGNDQIGDYQYLDTYGTSGMTYQGLSGLQPSRLFNADFGWETNKKTELALEMGFLKGRISTTFAWFQNRSSNQLVGIPLPRTTGFSSIYANLDAVVQNSGLELSINTVNIKNNRFSWTSSFNLTKSENKLVSFPGLESSTYNNQYVIGQSTNIMKAFHYTGLNPLTGIYQFEDFDGDGAIYYGDDQRIFKNLNPEFYGGLQNQFHYGNLNLDFFLQFVKQENYNVFSGMAGTMTNQPIGVLARWQAPGNLGPYQRYSDSDEDVELASYLFSSSDAAVSDASYIRLKNIALSYQLPKNWTKKFTCRISLQGQNVLTISKYKGIDPEFKNPGYLPPLKVYSSSIQLTF
- a CDS encoding RagB/SusD family nutrient uptake outer membrane protein encodes the protein MKIFHFNIGLLILLLAIVCLLPACSKFTEVDLPSSQLTSGSVFESKSTANAAMVDVYSKIRDNGLLTGSNSGLSNQLALYADEFQFYGPALAIQAKFFNNSLSATDAAIAELWESSYSQIYAANSVIEGVGKAVALAPADKQQLTGEALFIRALIHFNLVNTFGRVPYIKTTNYQENKTVSRMAEAEVYALVKSDLEQSVIFLPAAYIGAERVRANKWAAQALLARVCLYMQKWDEAVTASSAVLSQSELYKWPTDINGVFLKESLATIWQLMPKTGVENTYQGNIFIFLTGPPPSTAISASLFGAFAANDLRREQWLKRVTNGTSTWYHPYKYKEKSNTSSSKEYSVVLRIAEQYLIRSEARAHQGNLSEAKDDLDKVRNLAGLSNSVANTSEDIIEAVIQERRLELFTEFGHRFFDLKRTGKLDQVLSPVKPKWETSDRVLPIPQSEISLNPNLKPQNAGY